A portion of the Thunnus albacares chromosome 23, fThuAlb1.1, whole genome shotgun sequence genome contains these proteins:
- the LOC122974800 gene encoding protein mono-ADP-ribosyltransferase PARP11, with product MWCREVEMEPMDTSDTPWCWYYLGDCGRWHRFEDDTNNPLRSVDIEKYYKLNSKAVLNTSSFNCNSKFDFSAMLQTDLITGRQRRIHRGYDLQRSCSCFSAAPVFWEMVDSTAPYQLTPLSELTAEYQTVAHYVKKDGLLDRSIVSISRIQNLDLWEIFCRKKKQLMRIQGVQEIQEKRLFHGTKFRNVDSICKYNFDLRLAGQNGHMLGKGIYFARHATYADKYSESSTDPLPPHGSPTQSTPTKTIFLARVITGKSNAGQRHFLKPDHGCSENLHDSCVDDITHPTIFVIFDPNQIYPEYLIQYK from the exons ATGTGGTGCAGGGAGGTGGAAATGGAACCAATGGACACATCAGACACCCCATGGTGCTGGTATTACCTGGGAGACTGTGGAAGGTGGCACAGATTTGAG GATGACACAAATAACCCACTTAGGAGTGTGGATAttgaaaaatattacaaattaaaCTCGAAAGCAGTTTTAAACACATCTTCATTCAACTGTAACAGCAAGTTCGATTTCTCAG CAATGTTACAGACTGACCTCATCACGGGAAGGCAAAGAAGGATCCACCGAGGCTATGACCTTCAGAGAAG TTGCTCCTGCTTCAGTGCTGCTCCTGTCTTCTGGGAAATGGTTGATTCCACTGCTCCATATCAG TTAACCCCACTGAGTGAGCTCACCGCTGAGTATCAGACTGTGGCACATTACGTGAAGAAAGATGGGCTGTTGGACAGATCCATTGTATCAATCAGTAGGATACAGAATTTGGATCTTTGGGAAATATTTTGTAG gaaaaagaaacagttAATGAGGATTCAAGGTGTCCAAGAAATTCAAGAGAAAAGACTCTTTCATGGGACTAAATTCAGAAATGTTGACAGCATTTGCAAGTACAACTTCGATTTACGATTAGCTGGACAAAACGGTCATATGCTTGGAAAAG gaaTATATTTCGCAAGACATGCAACATATGCGGACAAATACAGTGAGAGCAGCACGGATCCTTTGCCACCGCATGGCAGCCCAACACAAAGTACACCAACCAAGACCATATTTTTAGCTCGGGTGATAACTGGAAAATCAAACGCTGGACAACGTCATTTCCTAAAACCTGATCATGGATGTTCTGAAAACTTGCATGACAGTTGCGTGGATGATATCACACATCCCacaatttttgtaatttttgatCCAAATCAAATATATCCAGAGTATTTGATTCAGTACAAATGA